The nucleotide window GCTGAGAGATGCGTCTGCCAAATTCCAGGCCACCAGAGATGATGAACAAGACTGGGCCAATCCCAATGGTTCAGACCACAACCTGATTGAATTCACTCAAACATTCCCACCTACATTTGATTCGAACTATATCTAATTTTCGCACATGAAAAACGAAATAagaaattgaaagaaaaaaagagaaacagGAAAAACATGTGTCGCTCTCGTTCTCTTGGTTCTTTACGCTGCATTCTTTTTCCACCCCCGCCGTGTGACCACATGACGTACAGCATGCGCTCACAGCGATCACGACGTGTGGGTGGCAACCATTCAAAGGCGGTCGACGTCGTGTTGCTGTCACCTAACCCAACTCAGTGGCATCCCACAAATCCCCAATCAAAACAAGGTAAAATTGTGCGGAAGATATACCAAAATCAATGTACTAGGTGAGAGACCGAaagatttgtgtgtgtgtgttggttGGGCCATGGCCGGGAAGCGATTCGGGCGTAGAGGAACTCGTTCCAGGTGTCGGGGAGGCCCGGGAGGCACCAGTGGATGCAGTCGGCGAAGGTGGCGGGGTGGGCCTGCTGCTCCGCAGTCAGCAGCTTCCCCTGCCGGAGCGTGTGCACCGACGTGTGCGCGTCCTTGCGGAACTCCGACAGCGCCGTGATCTTGATGAACGACACCGGCAGCCGCATCGACTGGATCACGCTCTCCTCCACCGCGAACAGCCGCCAGTCCGTGCCGACCTCCAGTTGGCGCGACATGTCCATCACCGGCATCGTCTCCAGCGCGCACTTGATCCCCTCCGGGTTGTCCCAGTCCTCGCTCCTGTTGTCATCAACAAGCCATGGATTCCTCACTCATCTAAACTGACGCAATTCTTCTCTCAAAAGACTCGAGTTCAAGGCATGAAAGAAGATAACTTTGTGGTGACCACGGAAACCGGGGTTTACGCCCCCTGACAAAGTCAACTTCATATGACGACAGGTGTTTCTCGCATCAGGCCATGCGAGGAAGACAAACCTCCCCTCAATGTCGGCCGAGATGATATCAGACACCTTAACCGACTAGATTACTCCATAATTAAGGAGAGAACCACCGAGCACCGTGTGGCTCAGCACACGGATATGGACCGTGAGCGGACATCTCCTTGGCTGTTCTCACTGAAACAGCTATTGGAGGAAGAAAAGTGATGATGTGACTCTGATTAGCTGGATTCAGTGAACCGCGAAAGGAAGAGGAAGCTTCGGAGCTAACCTCATGTGGTTGGGGGACAGGCTCATGAAGAACACCATCGTCTTCTTGGGATTCACATTCCTGTGCACCCACCTCGCCCATATTCTCAGGACTCTTCTGTAAGCTGCAGCCCGTTCGATCCTACTGTACTTGGTCGATCCTCGCCTGTTGCCATGGAATTGGAAGCTCGTCATCGGACCAACATGAACGGCGCAACAATTAGCTCGAAGTCATCAGGTGGAGATTAGTACTCACAGGACTGTCATCTTGGGTGTGTTCATCCACCAGATGTAGGTGTTGAAGATCAAGTAATCCACGCCCTTCCAATGCTTCCCGTGCTTGGCGATCGAATTGGTGATGACGCGGTTCGGGACGCTGTGAATTCTGGGGTCGTCGGCGTTCGATTCCACCAGGAACGGCGCCCAGTAGAACTCCACCGTAGCATTGTAATCCTGCCATCATGCAAGAGGATCAAAGACCTCGTCTAAATGTAACCCGATCCACAAGAAATTCCGGGTGCAGATTAGTCCTGCTACCTCGACTCTGAAAACGTTGAGCGAGCCGTTCTTGGTGAGAGTCTTCTTGCCCCATGGGATGGCGGATTGGACCAAGCACACCATCGATTCCCACTGGTTCCTGTTAAGAGAGTCCCCCACGAACATGAGACGCTTCCCTCTCAGCCTCTCCAGCAGCACTCTCGCGTCGAATCTGCATGAACATCAACAGAAATCAAATCCAGAACATCAATTAGATTCAAGCAATATAAGGAATCCAAAAGTAGGACGAATTAGAACTGATACCAAGGATGGGTACATGCCTCGGCAAGCTACAGTCCCGGGGCTGCCACCGCCACTTCTGGTAGTTGTCGTCGCGGCGGCCGTTCCTCATGCACGTCACCTGCTCCGTCAGGAACTGGCACTCGTGTTCTTTGTAAAGCGGGTAGGAGACGTCGTCGTAGACCCATCGGCCTTCGAAGAGGTCGCAAGTCTCCGGCACGTTGAGGACTACGCGCTGCGGCTTCGCCTCCGACTTGTGCTGGTCGGATATGACAGACTGCTGCTCGTGCCCCTGATTCCTGGCGGACGGCAACCGGGCCACCTGCGTCACGTTGACGGTCACCGATGCCCTTGCACCCTCCCTTTCGGGTTCTTGGCGGCCCTCTTCGTCAGTTGGCGGTTGTTCTCTGGCAATCGCGTCGCTTGCTTCCCTCTGCAACACCGGTCGCTCCTCCTTCCTTTCCTCCTCCTCGGCCTCCTCCTCTGCTACCTTTGTGCTATCGAGGATAAGTCCCTCGTGTCTTGGTTTAGCTATAGCGAGCTCTTGATGGGCCAATTCCTGGGACTTGGCTCTAGAATTCCTGAGGGAGAACTCGGCGATCGAGTTGAAGTCCTCGCTGTACATCAACATGACGAGAATCAAGACAAAGAAGAGGAAAACGGACACGGGGTTCCTGCCATGCTTCCGGGCGCTGCTCAGCAGCGGGCGCTTCATAGCCGGAGTCCTCGATGAGAGAACGACCGTTCTCCGGCCAGGCGATCGCATCTCATGTGGGCCGAAGAGGAGAGGAGGCGGCAGAAGCAACAGGAATTAGGAAGAGGCGTGTTCGAGTGGTagagagaaggaagaaagagGACAAAGAAGGAAAACGACGGGTTCTTTCATCGGAGTCCTTGGTCTGGTGTTGGGACGGATATTAAACTCGTGTTAAGGCCCACCGAGCTCAAGCATATGCCGCACAAAGGCGAGGAACCAGGTTCCAGCTCCGAATCGCGTGTCCACTTGCCCTGAGCTTTGAACTCTACGTTGATGGTGAGGGCTTGCCTGCGACCTCCAAGTCTTCTTCGCCAAGCTAAGTTGGCTGTAGCTGAGGGAAGAAAAGTCAAATGCCTTGTAACTCAAGGAGGCTGGCGTCGTCCTTGCCCATTTGAAGCAACCAAGCATTGATCTCCATGGCGGTAGATGGGTTGCCGCTGTCACCGTTAAATGTATACTTTCACAAGCTGCAGAAATTTTAAACCATCAaattaaatgtatatatatatatatatatatatatatatatatatatatatagagagagagagagagagagagagagagagagagagtagtccTTTCCTTAAAAGAATACATTTAAAATCTAGGAAAGGTGAATGATTAGAAGTGATTTGGATTCAGCGTTGGCCCACTGTATGCACATGCAACACACATGGCATTCGATCGCTTAAAAGTCTATGAGTTGATATATCATTGGGTGTTATAGTTTGGATTGTTAGATCAATTGGATGATGCCATTCCAATCAACCAAATGGGTATACACCTAATTTCTTTGAATTCCATCAGTCCCATTAGAGCTGCGCTGCTCGAAGTCTATCATCTTTATTCATTCGTCCGCACACCTAATCCCACCACAGCATCAGACATGTCGAACCATACGCTATCATCCAAAACATGCGCTCACCaccttctctttctcctctttgGATCTGATGGGAAATGGTTCGTAGCAAGGAGAGAACAAACCATCGAGTTCCATGATTGATGTTGCTGCTGCTCAAAATAATTCGGCCATTGAAGCACCTCACCGAACACATGGCGAGCATGGGTTGCGCGACCACCGTCCGCCGGATTCCACGGGCACTTGATCGTGGCTGCCTTCGACGTCGGTCTCGGAATGAGAACGGGAACGCCGACTCTCATCCTCCGAGGACCAGCCCCCGTCCACCACTTGCAGCTTCGGGATTACGGAGCTCAGGCTGTGTGTTCTGATagaatatcattaaaatataaaattatatttttatatttattatatttttaatttagttacgATTTATCTATTTGatgaaaacatataaaaaaagtACTCTGgttgattatatataaaatataaaaattattacaaaTAATTTGACTCTAATATGTCATCTCTTAATAATGAAAAATTACTCAATTGTCTAATTGACGAATATAAAAAATTGACGATAGTAATTTGGGTATATAACTTATCAATATCATTTTAAAAACTATATGATAAGTTGATTAATAATGAAACATATCTAAAATGATAGAAACGATGATGGACCAACTATCACACTTTAATtcaatcaaaattcaaaaaaaaaagataattaaaataataagagCTTCAATAAAAGATCGAACAACATGTCGTATATAAACATATAGGAGACATAAAAGAACCATAATCCCTTATTATACTATCAACCTTTCAATCATGGTGGCAACTTTTATCTAGACAACTCAAAAAATAACTTAACTCAACAGTAATAAAATCCTTATTACTCATATTGGTTCCATAATACTTAACTCACACAAACATTTTTACATTTGATGATACTTTGTGTATATCTAACATCAAATCTTATCTCTAtctcttaattttataaataaaataatatgtatTGAGTTTTTTCTTGACTCATTTCTTGGAAAGGATCTGGCCATGAGGGCATTCTTAGTTCGAGACCAGAATAAAGATAACATCTATGAATGATCATCGGCTTCACAAATCACACAATCAATTGCTCTTAGTTCAATTAATGTTTCAATCGATGTGTGATATCATTGTCTTAGTCATTCATCATCATCCATTCATTAATAACTAATTTCTCACTACTTTCTTTCAACCTCCAAATCAAGTAGAACATAAAACTCATTATGATACTAatttctcattactttcttttacATGGTCTTTTATATTATACTCCGACCACtttcttttgataattttagattttatattattttcatagaTTATTTTACTAAATGTACATAGTTATATTATCTCAAATATAAATATGATGTTCCTGGAATGTTTACCCATTTTGAAATAATGATCGAGAACTTCTTTTAGTCTatcattaaaataatttactatgATGAAGTGAATATCAAACTTTAACAACTTATCTCTTATCATATAATATACAATATCCCAAGTCACCACCACACACAATTCCACTAGTTGGATTTGTTTGATGAAAgtatcgacatatagttgaaactagtcTCATCCTCTTACACTAAGTATATATACCACTGACCTTTTGGTCAGTAACCTTTCAAACTATAGTCTACATTATCAATCATATGCTCATCCCAATCCTACAACactagtcaccatttgaaaaattattttataaaatctcaAACTTTCAAAAACCCAAAGTATTTAATTGCTTAAGTTATCCTTGGTGATAGGGTATATTTCGACATCCCCATTACCGTAGTCTCCCGCCATGTCAGAGCCGACGTGATGCTTTGGAGCTAAGGTGACGTGCTACTTCGGCACAACACCTTGAACCCATACGAGATAGCTGCACAAGGTTGTCCGAGGTGGTGTCGCATGGTACAGAGCAACTCGGGAAGCATGAAGCAACGTTACATGGTGCAAGATCGGACAGGTCGATTAGAGCATACGCAAGGCATATAAGAGCCTGATATATTGAACTTGACTCATTTTTTACTTCAGTTGGTTtcgtcaactccaagtctgacatcttttatttttatgacaacCAAAAGGAAGTATTATATATCTATTGATTTATGTGGATAACATTATCATCATAGATATTAATCTCATGAAGATTaaataattctttaaaaaattaatagatCGATTCTTTATTAAGGATTTAGGAACCTTAAGCTATTTTATGTAAGAAAAAGCAACATTTATATCTTTTGGATTTTTCATATCTAAAaaaaaagtacattcaagatctaTCATCAAATACGAATACGTAGAATGCTAAATAAGTTGCCACTCTATTCTCTACTGTTGAATTACTCAAATTATATAATAGTAGGCCTACTATGAATTTTATATAGTGTCGATAAGTACTTGATTCTTTACTGTATTTATCTCTTGTACATCTGGACATCTCATTTGCAATCaacaaatttataatttatatattgacACTCCACTACACATTGTTTTACACTAAAATGTATACTGTGATATCTTAAAGTGACTTAATTGAAGTTTTTTTCGTGAATACTCAtatttcatcttcatgcctttgtcgATACTGATTGAATAGACAATActaatgatagaacatctacgttaGTCTATATTATCTTCTTTGGAGCAAATCTAATTAGTTGGAGTTTCAAGAAATAGAATATAGTTACAAGATCCACCATTGAAATTGAACACTAAGCCATCTTCAGTACAATTGCAGAACTCAATTGACTTACCACCGTTGTAGAACACAATTGAGTCATTAATCTACTACACAAAGTTGATATTACCTTCCAATTCACTTCTATAATATACTGTGATAATATCGATTTCACTTATGTACCAATCCGGTGTTCCATTCATATATGAAACATATTATCATCTACTTCTACTTCGTTAGAGaccaagtaattagacatcaactATATATTTTTGACATCCATACTTTTGACCAACTAACAAACTCCCTCACAAAGCCTATTGCTGAtaagatattttaattatatcagTCCAAGATTAACATCCTTGGCGGAATCTCAATGTTacggggggcatgatagaagatcatagtaaaaataaatataaaatgacaTCCTTGCACTTATTATATCCTTAGTCAATGTGTAAtttgaaaattaattatatatttgagTGCATGATTTAATTGAGTAATATGAGTATAGAAAATCTGTCTCTCAAaacctatataaatatatattacctCATAAATCACTAATCTTCACAATAATTTCATTAATTCATCATTCTCGAGATGTGATATACTATTTTATGGGAATTTATCCAAGAATTAATGAGTGGAACAAGTCGATAATGCAAGAATTAGAATCCAATTCAGCTCCATTACCACCATAAGATTTTAGTTAGGCTCTTACTTTCCGCGGCACGGCAAAGCAAAAGAAGCGATGGAGAAGGCTCCACTCATTCATGGAACACAATCGACGGAGTAAACGCGCGTGGAAGTCTCGTAATTGAAGGAACAGCGACTGAATCGAATGAACGCCAAGATGAGCTGATGAGATGAAGAACGAGGTGGCAACTATTCGATGTCGATGTCGATGGCTGCGCAATTAAGCAGACGAGACGACAGATGAACAAAGTGGCGTTGCCATCGAACCATGCAGTGGCTGCAAAGGCTTA belongs to Musa acuminata AAA Group cultivar baxijiao chromosome BXJ3-5, Cavendish_Baxijiao_AAA, whole genome shotgun sequence and includes:
- the LOC135638694 gene encoding protein trichome birefringence-like 28 — translated: MRSPGRRTVVLSSRTPAMKRPLLSSARKHGRNPVSVFLFFVLILVMLMYSEDFNSIAEFSLRNSRAKSQELAHQELAIAKPRHEGLILDSTKVAEEEAEEEERKEERPVLQREASDAIAREQPPTDEEGRQEPEREGARASVTVNVTQVARLPSARNQGHEQQSVISDQHKSEAKPQRVVLNVPETCDLFEGRWVYDDVSYPLYKEHECQFLTEQVTCMRNGRRDDNYQKWRWQPRDCSLPRFDARVLLERLRGKRLMFVGDSLNRNQWESMVCLVQSAIPWGKKTLTKNGSLNVFRVEDYNATVEFYWAPFLVESNADDPRIHSVPNRVITNSIAKHGKHWKGVDYLIFNTYIWWMNTPKMTVLRGSTKYSRIERAAAYRRVLRIWARWVHRNVNPKKTMVFFMSLSPNHMRSEDWDNPEGIKCALETMPVMDMSRQLEVGTDWRLFAVEESVIQSMRLPVSFIKITALSEFRKDAHTSVHTLRQGKLLTAEQQAHPATFADCIHWCLPGLPDTWNEFLYARIASRPWPNQHTHTNLSVSHLVH